In Paralichthys olivaceus isolate ysfri-2021 chromosome 13, ASM2471397v2, whole genome shotgun sequence, the following are encoded in one genomic region:
- the setd2 gene encoding histone-lysine N-methyltransferase SETD2 isoform X3, with protein MDTLLREEGSGASVKVEGLSKAALIKSLSPRVMLSNHFLPKGTKTKVNLEDQSRQKVSFSFAQTKKPLQSLFFIPTSPEKSVPEPQTAPDKGGQSTDSKTEQKQTPMVPTSIEEMPQTPVSSATKLKPDLAKMHFKKQILSVTANEEKSTPVMPEEQHLPESQVLQKLASETEFPTPQPQNIVSVCPSENTHIEASETRATLSLKKPAASSGKDAETSSSTEPDNKVYKRKTRSQSDSAPPGSESDGDSVQMSSSHISVDSKSKTNSDSRSKEVKKSSSGSHVEEKERSSLKRSENHERSSSYSKSDRDSRHTSSRSARSDKDRRRTRSRSRSRSRGSRTSSSHSRSERSRGDRGSRSERSYYHDSDRRSHRSSPRRDRRSPRSRTDRTRDSSDSEDDHRKTRTRTSDSSRSSGHSSSHKDSKSSSYSKSEKVYKSADSPHSLEMDKRTQSSRSERTSKRLSDSDSQRKCSPDPDSSYRKSSSHHKAETNSKSSSHSLHTHSQSYEKCQKSSSSDSDVDHKGKSQASDKSSSSDEKSKNSLKKTSWPDCKQMTPSRSSVKTTGHDRQSDDIFQSSGKAPSCATTTDICSQVKKEKSDSHQEGSEQTYPDVKEMVSCTEKDLQDSSPKGAKETQPDLEIENNNISAITSSESLKYVNAALENLTHINDSLSSNNRPHVDTGAVVLDSSSVNDSVVCSQDTKIGDCSSEPQSLPCTADMPAAHDVQFEAKTVELNKVDKQSDSSVLLKQESSCLESENQLTCGQQSMDPVKKSSGTKKSRWDIVGQDTSESDNSQRTLSAESKPTVKKVISVKKIEFSKDNNQQDSEGKDNIQQEAETHSTPVKQTKISKQEVGSDNTSVAGKKKDQSEPSQASTSIDHCDLKLTDEPLQVNDTSQVDAAAEIRSWNGNDEQLKDSYQKCKMTKRTSLHQDALGGLSEASDSDNSEYDSDCGEAIKRLHSVVVVPKNSSLTMDAHDAGASCSPMNISELHNDHIAPDVNMHEIPNQVSSQQSQGSLPTVFGENSGPAAGANDLSSSRVWCQSQSNMIDSTSHSEGSSTVSALPYTAGHISAHGSATDSAHSHDTSRHCEPGQKQSVLGEHMYAHINDHSGLICWDFSQPEQPSSTYQQPDSSHGPQLLNTKLTGSFSKEQEHRQSTVAWNHQSPNMQTSRKLYLHAHEHYQDPAGEIHPDSLTNDHDDYSGDKSSNLSKSVVEWTGLNITGSSSFVQGHEISSNSRGSVVPDPPREDNFRPHRGRGPPKKRRPEIESDSDNEAEAGPAGKRDRQGEADTPKEAPVKAEVLRPSLMLQDFRDANKWKEHSRSKKMPPYFDLIEENLYLTERKKSKSHRDIKRMQCECPVLPREERSRGALACGEDCLNRLLMIECSSRCLNGVYCSNRRFQMKQHADFEVILTEDKGWGLRAAKDLIPNTFVLEYCGEVLDHKEFKTRVKEYARNKNIHYYFMSLKNNEIIDATLKGNCSRFMNHSCEPNCETQKWTVNGQLRVGFFTTKAVPAGTELTFDYQFQRYGKEAQKCFCGAPSCRGFLGGENRVSVRAAGGKMKKDRSRKSALTTVDEELEALLENGEGLYDEKQVVSLCRLMVRVETMEQKLICLKLIQDTQNPSCLKQFLDHHGLSLLWIFMVELSEAKGNSANNIKLQLEIMKTLGVLPISTKNMLEESRVLTFIQRWAQTKTLLHPAEMDGYSSENTSRAQTPLNTPDGSSTKMGPELDADASKPAVFRRLKIISENSLDSALSDASKASDGKEEDDEDDDEEEDEPSHAGLPDSKQLKADPVFEAADPTKDATEETEKEVKEETEEKEENEEKVEKEEKEEEAAMSSSSQDQAQIEEVNEKMELDLEKKDIEMKEDTSEVLKDELQTESKETSEEQEHVVEQTSLEVTEKAELESDQSAVKITEPESHPIKTEVADLPSEQPLEQMEPQTETQEADKPLGNEVQPGESATDVLPSTEIPEATMSSEVTVAPVDPSVIGTPSQDEEEGVSDVESERSQEPQLNALDICGMATRLLESWKDLKEVYRIPKKSQVEKEANDRSRDRDTALTPRTTSGSREREREKERERDRERDYDRDRDRDRDRDRDRDRDRDRDRDWDRDRDRDRDRDRDRASDKTPRSSERRRRRSASPPPSSYERSSRRTEERFDPSNSNKTPRGVGGKERNKLSTEERRKLFEQEVAQREAQKQQQQLQQQQQQQQQQLQTMAYDPALAYASSPGFITYPPGYPIQTFVDPTNPNAGKVLLPTPAVEPTLNYEETPPQRLVSDLGLTSPSSTSQATPVSNLPQHITTANLTTGTPQQYAQPTVATQDGGVAVLSVPAQTAPQVQSQQSYTTLWDPTTQQAVTVQTQPAQQYATAPAQAQTQTAIYYQGQPCQTIYSIPTAYPQANTPVIQAYTEPTTSYLHGQSVYPAHQQGVVVQQGGTVTTIVTSQTVQQEMIVPNNVIDLPPPSPPKPKTIVLPPNWKVARDPEGKIYYYHIATRQTQWDPPTWDGSSDNTSVDHESEMDLGTPTYDENPSKFSTKTAEADTSSELAKKSKETFRKEMSMFIVQCLNPYRKPDCKLGRISNTEDFKHLARKLTHGVMNKELKACNNPEDLECNENVKHKTKEYIKKYMQRFGSVYRPKEDTEVY; from the exons ATGGACACTCTGCTCAG agaggaggggagtggCGCCTCG GTGAAGGTAGAGGGTCTATCCAAGGCAGCTCTAATCAAAAGCCTGTCTCCCAGAGTGATGCTCTCCAACCATTTCTTGCCTAAGGGGACCAAGACAAAGGTCAACCTAGAGGATCAGAGTCGCCAGAAAGTGTCCTTCAGCTTCGCGCAGACCAAGAAGCCACTGCAGAGCCTGTTCTTCATCCCTACCAGCCCTGAAAAGTCTGTCCCCGAACCCCAGACTGCCCCAGACAAAGGAGGGCAGAGTACAGACagtaaaacagaacaaaagcaGACACCCATGGTGCCAACATCAATAGAAGAGATGCCTCAAACACCAGTCTCCTCAGCCACTAAACTGAAACCGGACTTAGCAAAGATGCATTTCAAGAAGCAAATTCTCAGTGTCACTGCAAATGAAGAGAAATCCACACCGGTTATGCCAGAGGAGCAGCATTTACCAGAATCACAGGTTTTGCAAAAGTTAGCAAGTGAGACTGAATTCCCAACACCTCAGCCTCAGAATATCGTCAGTGTCTGCCCATCTGAGAATACTCACATTGAAGCTTCTGAAACAAGGGCAACCTTGAGCCTCAAGAAGCCTGCTGCTTCCTCAGGAAAAGATGCAGAGACTTCTAGCAGTACTGAGCCGGATAATAAGGTATACAAAAGGAAAACCAGGTCCCAGTCCGATAGTGCTCCCCCTGGCTCAGAATCTGATGGAGATTCAGTCCAGATGTCTTCCAGTCATATTTCTGTTGActcaaaaagtaaaacaaactcTGACAGCAGAAGCAAAGAGGTAAAAAAGTCTTCCTCTGGTTCACATGtagaggaaaaggaaagaagttCTTTGAAGCGGTCAGAGAATCATGAAAGGTCTTCGAGTTACTCCAAATCAGACCGCGATTCGAGACATACATCATCACGATCAGCTCGATCAGACAAAGATCGCAGGAGGACCAGGTCTAGGTCACGGTCTCGATCACGAGGATCTCGAACTAGTTCATCTCACTCCAGATCAGAGAGgtccagaggagacagaggttCGCGCTCTGAGAGATCATACTATCATGATTCTGACCGGAGATCACACAGGAGTTCTCCCCGCAGAGACAGAAGAAGCCCTCGTTCTCGCACTGACAGAACTCGAGACAGTTCTGACTCCGAGGATGACCACAGGAAGACGAGGACAAGGACAAGTGACTCGAGTAGATCGTCTGGTCATTCAAGCTCACACAAAGACTCAAAATCATCCTCCTACTCAAAATCTGAGAAAGTCTACAAATCTGCAGATTCTCCTCACTCTTTAGAGATGGATAAAAGAACACAATCATCAAGGTCTGAAAGGACATCAAAACGATTATCTGACTCTGATTCCCAGCGCAAGTGCTCTCCTGATCCGGACTCAAGTTACCGTAAATCTAGCAGCCATCACAAGGCAGAGACCAACAGCAAATCTTCATCTCACAGTCTGCATACCCACTCTCAAAGTTATGAAAAATGCCAAAAAAGCAGCTCCAGTGACTCTGATGTGGATCATAAGGGAAAATCACAAGCCTCTGACAAAAGCTCCAGTTCAGACGAGAAAAGTAAAAACTCCCTAAAGAAAACCAGTTGGCCAGACTGCAAACAGATGACACCCTCTAGATCGTCTGTGAAAACCACTGGACATGATAGACAATCAGATGATATCTTTCAGAGCTCTGGCAAAGCACCATCTTGTGCAACCACcacagacatttgttctcaagttaaaaaagaaaaatctgattcCCATCAGGAAGGAAGTGAACAGACTTATCCGGACGTTAAGGAGATGGTTTCATGTACTGAAAAGGATTTGCAAGATTCATCGCCCAAAGGCGCAAAAGAAACTCAACCagatcttgaaattgagaataaTAATATCTCAGCTATAACCTCAAGTGAAAGCCTGAAGTATGTAAATGCTGCCCTGGAAAACTTGACGCACATTAACGATAGCCTTTCATCTAACAATCGACCACATGTGGACACTGGTGCAGTGGTCTTAGATTCAAGCAGTGTTAATGACAGTGTAGTGTGCAGCCAGGACACGAAAATCGGAGACTGTTCATCAGAGCCACAGTCCTTACCTTGTACAGCGGATATGCCTGCGGCACATGATGTCCAGTTTGAAGCAAAGACTGTTGAGCTGAATAAAGTTGATAAGCAGTCTGACTCAAGCGTTCTACTCAAACAGGAGTCGTCATGTCTAGAATCTGAGAACCAGCTGACATGTGGACAGCAAAGTATGGATCCTGTTAAAAAGAGCAGTGGAACTAAAAAGTCCCGGTGGGATATTGTCGGGCAGGACACCTCAGAGAGTGATAACTCACAGAGGACACTCAGCGCAGAGAGTAAACCGACTGTTAAAAAAGTAATCTCTGTcaaaaaaattgaattttcTAAAGATAATAACCAACAAGACTCTGAGGGTAAAGATAACATTCAACAGGAAGCCGAAACACATTCCACACCGGTAAAGCAGACTAAGATCTCTAAGCAGGAGGTTGGCTCAGACAACACATCAGTGGCcggtaaaaaaaaagaccaaagtGAGCCTTCACAAGCCAGCACCAGCATTGACCACTGTGACTTAAAACTGACGGATGAGCCTCTGCAGGTAAATGATACATCACAGGttgatgcagctgcagagatTAGGAGTTGGAACGGAAACGATGAGCAGTTGAAGGATAGTTatcaaaaatgcaaaatgacGAAGAGAACATCACTTCATCAGGATGCACTGGGAGGACTGAGTGAGGCCAGTGACAGTGACAACTCGGAGTATGACTCAGATTGTGGCGAGGCCATAAAACGACTGCACTCTGTGGTGGTGGTGCCAAAGAATTCTTCCCTAACAATGGATGCACATGACGCAGGAGCGTCTTGCAGTCCTATGAATATTTCAGAACTGCACAATGATCATATAGCACCTGATGTGAATATGCATGAAATCCCAAACCAGGTCAGCTCTCAACAAAGCCAGGGGAGTCTTCCCACTGTATTTGGAGAGAACAGTGGTCCAGCTGCTGGTGCAAATGATTTATCCAGCAGCCGTGTGTGGTGCCAGTCCCAGAGCAATATGATTGACAGCACCAGTCATTCTGAGGGGTCCAGCACCGTCAGCGCCCTGCCTTACACTGCTGGTCATATCAGTGCCCATGGAAGTGCCACAGATTCTGCCCACAGCCACGATACTTCCAGACATTGTGAACCAGGGCAGAAACAGTCTGTTTTAGGTGAGCATATGTACGCACATATAAATGACCATAGTGGACTCATATGTTGGGATTTTTCGCAACCAGAGCAGCCAAGTAGTACATACCAGCAACCTGATAGCAGTCATGGGCCACAGCTACTGAACACTAAATTGACAGGAAGCTTTTCCAAGGAACAGGAGCACAGGCAGAGTACTGTCGCCTGGAACCATCAGTCTCCAAACATGCAGACTAGCAGAAAACTCTACCTCCATGCACATGAACATTATCAGGATCCTGCAGGTGAGATCCATCCTGATTCCCTAACTAATGACCATGACGACTACAGTGGGGATAAATCATCAAATCTTAGTAAATCAGTTGTTGAATGGACTGGACTTAACATCACAGGGTCATCAAGCTTTGTACAAGGTCATGAAATAAGTAGCAATAGCAGAGGCTCTGTTGTGCCCGATCCCCCGAGAGAAGACAACTTTAGACCCCACAGAGGTCGAGGGCCTCCCAAGAAACGGCGTCCAGAGATCGAGTCGGATTCGGACAACGAGGCAGAGGCTGGCCCTGCAGGCAAAAGGGACCGTCAAGGAGAGGCTGACACCCCCAAGGAAGCTCCTGTGAAAGCTGAGGTGCTCCGTCCATCGCTCATGCTGCAGGACTTTCGAGATGCCAATAAATGGAAAGAGCATTCCAGGTCTAAAAAGATGCCCCCATACTTTGACTTGATTGAGGAAAACTTGTACTTGACTGAGAG AAAGAAGAGCAAGTCTCATCGTGATATCAAGAGGATGCAGTGTGAGTGCCCAGTGTTGCCCAGAGAGGAGCGCTCGAGGGGAGCATTAGCATGTGGGGAAGACTGTTTGAACCGGCTTTTGATGATTGAGTG CTCATCTCGGTGCTTGAATGGAGTCTACTGCTCTAATCGTCGCTTTCAGATGAAACAACATGCAGACTTTGAGGTTATCCTCACAGAAGACAAAGGCTGGGGACTGCGGGCAGCCAAAGACTTGATTCC AAACACCTTTGTACTGGAATACTGCGGTGAGGTGTTGGACCACAAGGAGTTTAAAACAAGAGTAAAAGAATACGCTCGCAACAAGAACATCCATTACTACTTCATGTCTCTGAAAAATAATGAG ATCATTGATGCCACACTGAAGGGTAACTGCTCCCGGTTTATGAACCATAGCTGCGAACCAAACTGTGAGACCCAAAAG TGGACTGTTAATGGTCAACTTAGAGTCGGGTTCTTCACCACCAAGGCTGTCCCTGCAGGAACTGAGCTGACATTTGATTATCAGTTCCAGAGATACGg CAAAGAGGCACAGAAATGCTTCTGTGGTGCACCCAGCTGCAGAGGCTTCCTGGGCGGTGAGAACAGAGTTAGCGTTCGAGCAGCTGGAGGGAAGATGAAGAAAGACCGCAGTCGAAAGAGTGCCCTCACCACG GTtgatgaggagctggaggcgTTACTGGAGAACGGAGAAGGCCTGTATGATGAGAAACAGGTGGTGTCTCTCTGCAGACTAATGGTCCGAGTGGAAACCATGGAGCAGAAACTCATCTGTCTCAAGCTCATACAA GATACTCAAAACCCATCATGCCTGAAGCAGTTTTTGGACCATCATGGATTGTCTTTGCTGTGGATCTTCATGGTGGAGCTTTCTGAAGCCAAAGGCAACAGTGCCAATAACATCAAACTGCAGTTAGAG ATTATGAAGACCCTTGGTGTGCTTCCCATCTCGACTAAAAACATGTTAGAGGAGAGCAGAGTCCTGACCTTCATTCAGCGATGGGCCCAGACAAAAACTCTCCTTCACCCTGCAGAGATGGACGGCTACTCCAGTGAGAACACCTCCCGCGCTCAAACACCCCTTAACACTCCCGATGGGTCCTCCACCAAAATGGGACCAGAGTTGGACGCCGACGCCTCCAAACCTGCTGTGTTCCGCCGCCTTAAAATCATCAGTGAGAACAGTCTGGACAGTGCACTCTCTGACGCCAGCAAAGCTTCTGAtgggaaggaggaggatgatgaagatgacgatgaggaagaagatgaaCCCTCGCACGCAGGACTTCCTGATAGCAAACAGTTGAAGGCAGACCCAGTGTTTGAAGCTGCAGATCCAACAAAAGATgcaacagaggagacagagaaggaggtcaaagaggagacagaggagaaagaggaaaatgaggagaaagtggaaaaagaggagaaagaggaagaggcagcAATGAGTTCAAGCAGCCAGGACCAAGCTCAAATTGAggaggtaaatgaaaaaatggaGCTGGATTTGGAGAAAAAGGACATTGAGATGAAAGAGGACACAAGTGAGGTTCTGAAGGATGAACTTCAGACTGAGTCAAAGGAAACTAGTGAGGAACAGGAACATGTGGTGGAGCAGACCAGTCTGGAAGTGACAGAAAAGGCTGAACTGGAAAGTGACCAGTCCGCCGTAAAAATTACTGAACCAGAAAGTCATCCCATCAAAACAGAAGTTGCTGATCTTCCATCTGAGCAGCCTTTAGAGCAGATGGAAcctcagacagagacacaagagGCTGACAAACCTCTTGGCAATGAGGTTCAACCTGGTGAATCTGCTACTGATGTTCTCCCAAGCACTGAGATCCCAGAAGCCACTATGTCCTCTGAGGTCACAGTAGCCCCCGTAGACCCATCAGTGATAGGAACTCCttctcaggatgaagaggaaggtgtCTCTGAtgtagagagtgagagaagtcaAGAGCCGCAGCTCAATGCTTTGGACATTTGCGGCATGGCTACCAGGCTTCTGGAGAGCTGGAAGGATCTAAAG GAGGTGTACAGAATACCAAAGAAGAGTCAGGTGGAAAAGGAAGCAAATG ATCGTAGTCGAGATCGAGACACAGCCTTGACGCCGCGCACCACCTCTGGTAGCCGAGAAAGGGAgcgggagaaggagagagaacgcgacagagagagagattatgaCAGAGAtcgagacagagatagagatagagatCGAGAccgagacagagacagagacagagatcgAGACTGGGACAGGGATCGGGATCGGGATCGTGACCGCGACCGTGATCGTGCCTCTGACAAAACTCCCCGAAGCTCTGAAAGACGGAGGAGACGCTCGGCAtctccaccaccatcatcctACGAAAGAAGCAGCAGACGCACTGAGGAACG GTTTGATCCATCAAACAGCAACAAGACACCAAGGGGAGTTGGTGGCAAGGAACGCAACAAGTTGTCTACAGAGGAACGTAGAAAACTGTTTGAGCAGGAGGTTGCCCAGCGGgaagcccagaaacaacagcagcagctacaacaacagcagcagcagcagcagcagcagcttcagactATGGCTTATGACCCTGCTCTGGCTTATGCCTCTAGCCCTGGCTTCATCACCTACCCTCCTGGATATCCCATCCAGACCTTTGTGGATCCCACCAACCCCAATGCAGGCAAAGTACTACTCCCTACCCCTGCAGTCGAACCCACCCTGAACTATGAAGAGACCCCTCCTCAGCGTCTTGTCTCAGACCTGGGTCTTACCTCTCCATCCTCCACTTCCCAAGCCACTCCAGTCTCCAATCTCCCTCAGCACATCACCACCGCCAACCTCACCACTGGAACCCCCCAGCAGTATGCCCAGCCAACTGTAGCAACCCAGGATGGAGGTGTAGCTGTCCTCTCTGTACCGGCCCAGACAGCCCCTCAAGTTCAGAGCCAGCAGAGCTACACCACTCTTTGGGACCCAACCACTCAGCAAGCAGTGACCGTGCAGACCCAGCCAGCGCAACAGTATGCCACAGCTCCTGCACAGGCCCAGACACAGACAGCTATCTATTACCAGGGCCAGCCATGCCAAACCATTTACAGCATCCCTACCGCCTACCCACAGGCTAACACTCCAGTCATACAG gcGTACACTGAACCCACAACCAGCTACCTTCATGGCCAGTCCGTGTATCCTGCCCATCAACAGGGAGTGGTGGTGCAGCAGGGAGGCACTGTCACCACCATCGTCACATCCCAAACTGTGCAACAG GAAATGATTGTTCCCAACAATGTGATAGATCTtcctccaccctctcctcccaaacCTAAAACTATCGTCCTACCTCCCAACTGGAAAGTGGCTCGGGATCCTGAAGGCAAGATCTACTACTACCACATTGCCACAAG GCAAACGCAGTGGGACCCTCCCACCTGGGATGGGAGTAGCGACAACACTAGTGTGGACCATGAATCTGAGATGGACCTGGGAAC